One stretch of Rhipicephalus sanguineus isolate Rsan-2018 chromosome 10, BIME_Rsan_1.4, whole genome shotgun sequence DNA includes these proteins:
- the LOC125760039 gene encoding uncharacterized protein LOC125760039 isoform X2: protein MPLPKKPRGCRFRRPLASASGNIGLLQVFVLLFAPLLRLGFLGNHPFLDYCQSASVTIQSLAWNASSQETPRMPFPSAARFCVWQHRATTSEGRQHRLQIAAPDSSALGHATATTVVTKMPFLMQVSYLPNAACVRSGNRCLLAVSCPTCVIGTCRLLCEMLWSLCNNAQAVNMLLLMSGDVELNPGPVSPPSMETIANAISRIEASQTSVLTELSLIRTSQSSIEALVTTLSTRVDTLEKIVQSTQSNETGLKADVKDSFAKLSAEIRVLTDKCDDAENRLRRSNLLFCGIPDTKGESWIQSQAKVIKFCSENLGISIPEDDLERAHRLGRYQQNKSRPIIVKYARFKDKSKILAVASKLKGTTFSIREDYSARVRQARRKLYDHGMLSGKPFKLRFDKLLLENKQFSYHAESDSVVELQS from the exons ATGCCTCTTCCCAAGAAACCCCGAGGATGCCGTTTCCGTCGGCCGCTCGCTTCTGCGTCTGGCAACATCGGGCTACTACAA GTTTTCGTCCTGTTGTTCGCACCGTTGCTCCGCCTTGGCTTCCTGGGTAACCACCCGTTCTTGGACTATTGCCAAAGCGCGTCCGTCACGATTCAGTCGCTGGCCTGGAATGCCTCTTCCCAAGAAACCCCGAGGATGCCGTTTCCGTCGGCCGCTCGCTTCTGCGTCTGGCAACATCGGGCTACTACAAGTGAGGGGCGTCAACATCGCCTACAAATAGCGGCACCAGACTCGAGCGCCTTggggcacgccaccgcaacgacaGTGGTCACGAAAATGCCCTTCTTAATGCAGGTCAGTTACCTTCCAAACGCGGCCTGCGTGCGTTCTGGAAATCGCTGTCTTCTTGCGGTGTCGTGCCCCACTTGTGTTATTGGTACATGTAGGTTACTGTGTGAAATGTTGTGGTCTCTTTGTAACAATGCTCAGGCGGTAAATATGCTCCTATTGATGTCGGGTGACGTTGAACTAAACCCAGGACCTGTTTCACCACCGTCAATGGAAACCATTGCAAATGCAATATCCCGCATAGAAGCATCTCAAACCTCGGTCCTGACAGAACTTTCACTAATACGAACATCCCAGTCTAGCATTGAGGCGCTCGTGACCACCCTTTCGACTCGTGTTGACACCCTAGAAAAAATTGTGCAGTCGACTCAGTCAAACGAAACAGGTCTAAAGGCAGACGTGAAGGACAGTTTTGCCAAACTTTCTGCTGAAATCAGGGTTCTTACAGATAAGTGTGATGATGCTGAAAATCGCCTACGTCGTTCTAACCTGCTTTTCTGTGGTATCCCAGACACAAAAGGCGAGTCTTGGATTCAGTCCCAGGCAAAAGTGATAAAATTTTGCTCTGAAAATCTCGGTATCTCCATACCGGAAGACGACTTGGAGCGTGCACATCGGCTTGGTCGATACCAGCAAAACAAAAGTAGACCTATCATAGTAAAATATGCAAGATTTAAAGATAAATCGAAAATTCTTGCAGTTGCGTCCAAGCTCAAGGGCACGACTTTTTCAATTCGCGAAGACTATTCAGCTAGAGTTCGACAGGCACGAAGGAAACTGTATGACCATGGCATGCTGAGCGGCAAACCCTTCAAGCTGCGCTTTGACAAGTTACTACTTGAAAACAAGCAATTCTCGTACCATGCAGAATCTGATAGCGTTGTTGAATTGCAGTCGTAG
- the LOC125760039 gene encoding uncharacterized protein LOC125760039 isoform X1: MPLPKKPRGCRFRRPLASASGNIGLLQVFVLLFAPLLRLGFLGNHPFLDYCQSASVTIQSLAWNASSQETPRMPFPSAARFCVWQHRATTSEGRQHRLQIAAPDSSALGHATATTVVTKMPFLMQVFVLLFAPLLRLGFLGNHPFLDYCQSASVTIQSLAWNASSQETPRMPFPSAARFCVWQHRATTSEGRQHRLQIAAPDSSALGHATATTVVTKMPFLMQVSYLPNAACVRSGNRCLLAVSCPTCVIGTCRLLCEMLWSLCNNAQAVNMLLLMSGDVELNPGPVSPPSMETIANAISRIEASQTSVLTELSLIRTSQSSIEALVTTLSTRVDTLEKIVQSTQSNETGLKADVKDSFAKLSAEIRVLTDKCDDAENRLRRSNLLFCGIPDTKGESWIQSQAKVIKFCSENLGISIPEDDLERAHRLGRYQQNKSRPIIVKYARFKDKSKILAVASKLKGTTFSIREDYSARVRQARRKLYDHGMLSGKPFKLRFDKLLLENKQFSYHAESDSVVELQS, encoded by the exons ATGCCTCTTCCCAAGAAACCCCGAGGATGCCGTTTCCGTCGGCCGCTCGCTTCTGCGTCTGGCAACATCGGGCTACTACAA GTTTTCGTCCTGTTGTTCGCACCGTTGCTCCGCCTTGGCTTCCTGGGTAACCACCCGTTCTTGGACTATTGCCAAAGCGCGTCCGTCACGATTCAGTCGCTGGCCTGGAATGCCTCTTCCCAAGAAACCCCGAGGATGCCGTTTCCGTCGGCCGCTCGCTTCTGCGTCTGGCAACATCGGGCTACTACAAGTGAGGGGCGTCAACATCGCCTACAAATAGCGGCACCAGACTCGAGCGCCTTggggcacgccaccgcaacgacaGTGGTCACGAAAATGCCCTTCTTAATGCAGGTTTTCGTCCTGTTGTTCGCACCGTTGCTCCGCCTTGGCTTCCTGGGTAACCACCCGTTCTTGGACTATTGCCAAAGCGCGTCCGTCACGATTCAGTCGCTGGCCTGGAATGCCTCTTCCCAAGAAACCCCGAGGATGCCGTTTCCGTCGGCCGCTCGCTTCTGCGTCTGGCAACATCGGGCTACTACAAGTGAGGGGCGTCAACATCGCCTACAAATAGCGGCACCAGACTCGAGCGCCTTggggcacgccaccgcaacgacaGTGGTCACGAAAATGCCCTTCTTAATGCAGGTCAGTTACCTTCCAAACGCGGCCTGCGTGCGTTCTGGAAATCGCTGTCTTCTTGCGGTGTCGTGCCCCACTTGTGTTATTGGTACATGTAGGTTACTGTGTGAAATGTTGTGGTCTCTTTGTAACAATGCTCAGGCGGTAAATATGCTCCTATTGATGTCGGGTGACGTTGAACTAAACCCAGGACCTGTTTCACCACCGTCAATGGAAACCATTGCAAATGCAATATCCCGCATAGAAGCATCTCAAACCTCGGTCCTGACAGAACTTTCACTAATACGAACATCCCAGTCTAGCATTGAGGCGCTCGTGACCACCCTTTCGACTCGTGTTGACACCCTAGAAAAAATTGTGCAGTCGACTCAGTCAAACGAAACAGGTCTAAAGGCAGACGTGAAGGACAGTTTTGCCAAACTTTCTGCTGAAATCAGGGTTCTTACAGATAAGTGTGATGATGCTGAAAATCGCCTACGTCGTTCTAACCTGCTTTTCTGTGGTATCCCAGACACAAAAGGCGAGTCTTGGATTCAGTCCCAGGCAAAAGTGATAAAATTTTGCTCTGAAAATCTCGGTATCTCCATACCGGAAGACGACTTGGAGCGTGCACATCGGCTTGGTCGATACCAGCAAAACAAAAGTAGACCTATCATAGTAAAATATGCAAGATTTAAAGATAAATCGAAAATTCTTGCAGTTGCGTCCAAGCTCAAGGGCACGACTTTTTCAATTCGCGAAGACTATTCAGCTAGAGTTCGACAGGCACGAAGGAAACTGTATGACCATGGCATGCTGAGCGGCAAACCCTTCAAGCTGCGCTTTGACAAGTTACTACTTGAAAACAAGCAATTCTCGTACCATGCAGAATCTGATAGCGTTGTTGAATTGCAGTCGTAG
- the LOC119406669 gene encoding uncharacterized protein K02A2.6-like — MLEHAYTEVLSRSAVSQATSRYLVLSQVVKAVSRGEELVQQSYRHKAAELSLKQGCLLWGSRLVIPQSLQSRVLQLLHAGHPGMEKTKMVAQSHEWWSRLYQDIAHMVQSCELCQEHQRASHHVEITPWSFPQRPWSRLHVDFGGTFKGHYFLVVVDAFLKWVEVLPVNTPSAGATIAALRQVFAAQGLPDIIVSDNGPAFPSAEYLTWLTKNGWVV; from the coding sequence ATGCTGGAGCATGCGTACACGGAGGTACTCTCCAGGTCTGCTGTGTCGCAGGCGACCAGTCGGTACCTTGTCCTGTCCCAGGTGGTGAAAGCAGTATCCCGAGGGGAGGAGTTGGTGCAGCAGTCCTACAGACACAAGGCCGCTGAGCTGAGCCTGAAGCAGGGCTGCCTACTTTGGGGTTCCAGGCTGGTGATCCCACAAAGTCTCCAGTCCAGAGTCCTGCAGTTGCTGCACGCGGGGCATCCTGGCATGGAAAAGACCAAGATGGTGGCCCAGTCCCACGAGTGGTGGTCTCGCCTGTACCAGGACATCGCTCACATGGTGCAGAGCTGCGAACTCTGCCAGGAACATCAACGGGCCTCGCATCATGTGGAGATCACCCCATGGTCATTCCCACAGAGGCCCTGGTCCCGCCTTCACGTGGATTTTGGGGGCACCTTCAAAGGCCACTACTTCCTGGTGGTGGTCGACGCATTTTTAAAGTGGGTGGAAGTTTTACCTGTCAACACCCCATCAGCAGGTGCGACCATTGCAGCACTGCGGCAGGTCTTCGCCGCCCAGGGGCTGCCGGACATCATAGTCTCCGATAATGGGCCCGCTTTCCCCAGCGCAGAGTATCTGACCTGGTTGACGAAGAACGGGTGGGTGGTGTAG